From Gimesia panareensis, the proteins below share one genomic window:
- a CDS encoding matrixin family metalloprotease, whose protein sequence is TADGADWQILSAAVVVGGGGSITVTLSDNGPADGAIIADAIRIQRTGPLLAAGGASSTSAPSITQSDLDSVVDAALSYWESAGLSDAQLELLQSVNFVLADLPDAMLGGAAGTTVLIDVNAAGYGWFVDGTPLDSSEFTLIDGSLLAGSGSAAFGQMDLLTVVMHELGHTLGLEDLATDGTLMSDSLDVSERRLPTEDDLDAFFSAISGGDNPLLD, encoded by the coding sequence CACCGCCGACGGTGCCGACTGGCAGATCCTGAGCGCGGCCGTGGTCGTGGGCGGCGGTGGCTCGATTACCGTCACCCTGAGCGACAATGGTCCGGCGGACGGGGCGATCATCGCCGATGCGATCCGCATCCAGCGGACCGGCCCGCTACTGGCGGCCGGCGGTGCGAGCAGCACCTCGGCTCCGTCGATCACGCAGTCGGACCTGGACTCGGTCGTGGATGCGGCCCTGAGTTACTGGGAGTCCGCGGGCCTGAGCGACGCCCAGCTGGAACTGCTGCAGTCGGTGAACTTCGTGCTGGCTGATCTGCCGGACGCGATGCTCGGTGGTGCTGCAGGCACGACGGTCCTGATCGATGTGAACGCCGCCGGTTACGGCTGGTTCGTGGACGGCACGCCGCTGGACAGCAGCGAGTTCACGCTGATTGACGGCAGTCTGCTGGCCGGCTCGGGCAGTGCGGCCTTCGGCCAGATGGATCTGCTGACCGTCGTGATGCACGAACTGGGTCACACGCTGGGTCTGGAAGACCTGGCAACCGACGGCACGCTGATGAGCGATTCCCTGGACGTCTCCGAACGGCGGCTGCCGACGGAAGACGACCTCGACGCCTTCTTCAGTGCCATCTCAGGCGGAGACAACCCGCTGCTGGACTAA